The following coding sequences lie in one Methanorbis furvi genomic window:
- the mutL gene encoding DNA mismatch repair endonuclease MutL: protein MGIITVLDEETISHIAAGEVVERAASVVKELVENAIDADAHRIKIELFADSTAVTRIIVTDDGIGMSEEDALLVFRQHATSKISRPSDLAAIATLGFRGEAMASIAAVSQVTLVTKERGSSSPAACRVTIHGGELIECTAAGAPEGTSVLVEGLFYNTPARRKFQKSVATELSHIYDMVERLALAHRSISFVLLYQGKERFRTYGNGSYADVIAAVFGATFAKELVPVEGTYGLVKVSGLITRPGSEMKTTPSRFYLSINHRQISSRSIQWAVREGYGTLLPKGMYPAAFLDLAIDPRDVDVNVHPTKKEVRLSRERDVQRGVQDAVYCALHDSPVFSATKPAEPAVLDTPKPKTVSPAVPLPETILGEAVAPYERRARPAQEIQKSAAAAFRQTDKQLRRTETFEVPETTEFVPQVLGQIADTYILAKNEAGDLIVVDQHAAHERVMYDLLLARQRKGLAGQELIVPIQLHLTKRETAAITDLLDVLAGAGYLLEPFGKDIWMVRTVPVVSETLGDPSVIHEIIAEALDKTSGGGEESVLDRVLKTAACRSVVKGATPMTLEQMQRLLRQLMATTSPYTCPHGRPTTIVLTKERLAAMFLRT, encoded by the coding sequence ATGGGCATCATCACCGTCCTTGATGAAGAGACGATCAGCCACATCGCCGCGGGGGAAGTAGTGGAGCGTGCGGCATCAGTGGTAAAAGAGCTGGTCGAAAACGCCATTGATGCGGATGCACACAGAATCAAAATCGAACTTTTCGCCGACAGCACCGCAGTCACACGAATTATCGTCACCGACGACGGCATCGGCATGAGCGAAGAGGACGCACTTCTTGTCTTCCGCCAGCATGCCACAAGCAAAATCTCACGACCGTCCGACCTTGCCGCAATTGCCACACTCGGATTCCGGGGCGAAGCAATGGCAAGCATAGCCGCAGTCTCCCAGGTCACCCTCGTCACCAAAGAGCGCGGCAGCAGCAGTCCTGCCGCATGCCGCGTCACTATTCACGGCGGCGAACTTATCGAGTGCACAGCAGCAGGCGCTCCCGAAGGAACCAGTGTACTCGTTGAAGGCCTCTTTTACAACACACCGGCACGAAGAAAATTTCAGAAAAGTGTCGCAACCGAACTATCCCACATCTATGACATGGTGGAGCGGCTCGCACTCGCGCACCGCAGCATCTCATTTGTTCTCCTCTATCAGGGAAAGGAACGGTTCCGTACCTATGGAAACGGCAGTTATGCGGATGTAATAGCAGCAGTCTTTGGCGCAACATTTGCCAAAGAACTTGTACCAGTTGAAGGAACCTACGGACTCGTCAAAGTCTCAGGACTCATAACGAGACCCGGGTCAGAGATGAAAACAACGCCGAGCAGATTTTATCTCTCCATCAACCACCGACAGATAAGTTCGCGGAGCATCCAGTGGGCGGTCCGCGAAGGATACGGCACACTGCTGCCGAAAGGAATGTACCCGGCAGCATTTCTCGACCTCGCGATTGACCCGCGCGATGTGGACGTCAACGTCCACCCAACGAAAAAAGAGGTCAGGCTCTCCCGTGAACGTGACGTCCAGCGGGGCGTGCAGGACGCAGTATACTGTGCACTGCATGACAGTCCGGTCTTTTCTGCTACAAAACCAGCAGAGCCCGCAGTGCTGGATACACCAAAACCAAAAACAGTATCTCCCGCAGTACCGCTTCCGGAGACAATTCTTGGTGAAGCAGTTGCCCCATACGAACGGCGGGCACGCCCTGCTCAGGAGATCCAAAAATCTGCCGCAGCTGCCTTCCGGCAAACCGACAAACAACTGAGAAGGACCGAGACCTTTGAAGTTCCGGAGACTACAGAGTTCGTACCTCAGGTTCTTGGTCAGATCGCAGACACCTACATTCTCGCAAAAAATGAAGCAGGAGATCTCATCGTCGTGGACCAGCATGCAGCGCACGAACGGGTGATGTATGATCTTCTGCTCGCACGACAGAGGAAGGGACTTGCCGGTCAGGAACTCATCGTACCAATCCAGCTGCATCTGACAAAACGTGAGACCGCGGCGATCACAGATCTTTTGGACGTACTTGCCGGAGCAGGGTATCTGCTTGAACCGTTCGGCAAAGATATCTGGATGGTGCGTACCGTGCCGGTAGTCTCAGAGACTCTCGGCGATCCGTCGGTGATCCATGAGATCATCGCAGAGGCTCTTGACAAAACCTCGGGCGGCGGTGAAGAAAGCGTGCTTGACCGTGTGCTCAAAACCGCAGCCTGCCGGTCAGTGGTCAAAGGTGCAACGCCCATGACCCTCGAACAGATGCAGAGACTGCTTCGCCAGTTGATGGCAACCACGTCCCCCTACACCTGCCCGCACGGACGACCGACCACCATCGTGCTGACAAAAGAGCGGCTTGCAGCAATGTTTTTACGGACATGA
- the mutS gene encoding DNA mismatch repair protein MutS, with protein MVPPKKLTPAMEQVRTFKEQYPDCVLFMRMGDFYETFWEDAEICARELDIVQTTRSKDPDGNQIPLAGIPYHALDLYLPRMIRKGYKVAICEQVEDPKTAKGCVKRDVVRVVTPGTAIDTGIVDGSAAHYLMALSVDAKKKSCGLAFLDITTGEFFVKDIASEENHASLATEIERYTPAEILVPQGVSSDLISFLAGTGRVLTPGRSGLFADGETVLSEAFGVATLEGFDCADSPLCISAAGAALRYAKETQKTALPHISGFSRRHANNAMVLDAITLRNLEILSPLRGDRNDTTLFGFLNRTKTPMGSRTLRSVVTVPLVDPAAINRRLDAVEFFNNRPVLCGTLGTVLAKVADIERIAGRIAYGNASPRDLLSLASTVVRLPEIGESVGEASGLLAEQIAKIPDFTGVADLINAAIIDDPPAVYRNGNVIRAGYNADLDELRDVLANGRGWIAELQQTERDRTGIKSLKIAYNNIFGYYIEVTKANLDKVPPEYERKQTTVNGERFTLPALREREALMAQADSRILALEVALYESLIETLRSYVPAFKETAEAVGTIDMIASFAELASANRYVRPEFSKGEDLLIRDGRHPIVENSVPGGYVPNDTEMNASGDQILILTGANMAGKSTYMRSVALICIMAQIGSFVPARYAKVGIVDRIFTRVGASDDLAGGQSTFMVEMLELANILNNATNKSLILLDEIGRGTSTVDGYAIARAVLEYLHGKGAAGPRTLFATHFHQLIGMEQELRRVRNYHFAVKEDQYDITFLRKLIPGATDRSYGIHVARIAGVPKKVLTRAEAVLDQALREDAGSGGKKYYTQMLLVDTASESLTPAVSAVEERVREANLNEMTPMQALMFVNELKSMMERK; from the coding sequence ATGGTCCCTCCAAAGAAACTCACCCCTGCGATGGAACAGGTCAGGACGTTCAAGGAACAGTATCCTGACTGCGTTCTTTTCATGCGGATGGGGGACTTTTACGAAACCTTCTGGGAGGACGCAGAGATATGTGCCAGGGAACTTGACATCGTGCAGACCACACGATCCAAAGATCCTGACGGCAACCAGATACCGCTTGCCGGCATCCCTTATCATGCACTGGACCTGTATCTGCCGCGGATGATCCGCAAAGGCTACAAAGTGGCAATCTGCGAACAGGTCGAGGACCCAAAAACCGCCAAAGGCTGTGTAAAGCGTGATGTCGTCCGCGTGGTAACTCCCGGAACCGCTATTGACACCGGCATTGTGGACGGCAGTGCGGCGCATTATCTGATGGCATTATCAGTTGACGCCAAAAAAAAATCATGCGGACTTGCCTTTCTTGACATCACCACCGGCGAATTTTTTGTCAAAGACATTGCGTCAGAAGAAAATCATGCCTCTCTTGCAACCGAGATCGAACGCTACACTCCCGCAGAAATTTTAGTGCCGCAGGGAGTCTCGAGCGACCTCATCAGTTTTCTTGCAGGCACTGGCCGGGTCCTCACCCCCGGACGGTCAGGCCTTTTCGCTGATGGTGAAACAGTGCTCTCTGAAGCATTCGGTGTTGCAACACTGGAAGGATTTGACTGTGCGGACTCTCCCCTTTGCATCAGCGCCGCAGGAGCCGCACTCAGATACGCAAAGGAGACCCAGAAGACCGCACTCCCGCACATCAGCGGATTTTCCCGCAGACATGCAAACAACGCAATGGTGCTGGACGCAATAACGCTGCGAAATCTGGAGATCCTCTCACCGCTCCGTGGGGACCGGAACGACACCACCCTGTTCGGATTTTTGAACCGGACCAAAACACCGATGGGAAGCAGAACACTCCGCTCGGTTGTCACCGTCCCCCTTGTGGACCCGGCAGCCATCAACCGCAGACTTGATGCTGTGGAATTTTTCAACAACCGTCCCGTGCTCTGCGGAACGCTTGGAACAGTACTTGCAAAAGTTGCCGACATTGAGCGGATCGCTGGCCGCATCGCCTACGGCAATGCATCTCCACGCGATCTTCTGTCGCTTGCATCAACCGTTGTCAGACTGCCGGAGATCGGAGAATCGGTTGGAGAAGCATCAGGACTTCTCGCAGAACAAATTGCAAAAATTCCTGACTTCACCGGTGTCGCGGATCTGATCAATGCCGCAATCATCGACGACCCGCCGGCAGTATACAGAAACGGCAACGTGATTCGTGCAGGCTACAACGCCGACCTCGACGAGCTTCGTGACGTGCTGGCAAACGGACGCGGCTGGATCGCCGAGTTGCAGCAGACCGAACGTGACCGGACCGGCATCAAATCTTTGAAGATCGCCTACAACAACATCTTCGGCTACTATATCGAGGTCACGAAAGCGAACCTCGATAAAGTTCCACCCGAGTACGAGCGCAAGCAGACGACCGTGAACGGCGAGCGGTTCACACTTCCGGCACTCCGCGAACGAGAAGCCCTGATGGCACAGGCGGACAGCCGGATTCTCGCGCTTGAAGTGGCGCTCTATGAATCACTGATTGAGACGCTGCGCAGCTATGTTCCTGCATTCAAGGAGACCGCAGAAGCAGTTGGAACTATTGACATGATCGCATCCTTTGCCGAGCTCGCGTCCGCAAACAGGTATGTGCGGCCCGAGTTCTCAAAAGGCGAAGACCTCCTCATCCGTGACGGTCGCCACCCGATTGTCGAGAACTCGGTTCCGGGCGGCTATGTCCCAAACGACACCGAGATGAATGCATCCGGCGACCAGATTCTGATTCTGACCGGCGCAAACATGGCAGGTAAGTCCACCTACATGCGAAGCGTTGCCCTCATCTGCATCATGGCACAGATCGGCAGTTTCGTTCCCGCACGCTATGCAAAGGTCGGCATCGTGGACAGAATCTTTACCCGTGTCGGGGCATCGGACGACCTCGCCGGAGGTCAGAGTACTTTTATGGTTGAGATGCTTGAGTTAGCCAACATCTTAAACAATGCAACCAACAAAAGTCTGATCCTTCTTGACGAGATCGGCAGAGGCACGAGCACGGTGGACGGCTATGCAATTGCAAGGGCAGTTCTTGAGTATCTGCATGGAAAAGGGGCCGCAGGTCCCCGGACGCTGTTTGCAACACACTTCCATCAGTTGATCGGTATGGAGCAGGAGCTTCGCCGCGTGAGGAACTATCACTTCGCGGTGAAGGAGGATCAGTATGACATTACGTTCCTTCGAAAACTCATTCCGGGAGCTACCGACCGGAGTTATGGTATTCATGTCGCCCGCATTGCAGGTGTCCCAAAAAAAGTTCTGACACGTGCCGAGGCTGTTCTGGATCAGGCGCTTCGCGAGGATGCAGGGTCAGGCGGAAAAAAATACTACACCCAGATGCTTCTGGTGGACACGGCATCAGAATCCCTCACGCCGGCGGTTTCCGCAGTTGAGGAACGGGTCCGCGAGGCGAACCTCAATGAGATGACGCCGATGCAGGCGCTGATGTTTGTGAATGAACTGAAATCGATGATGGAGAGAAAGTGA
- a CDS encoding DUF373 family protein: MTAGRILILSVDRDDDIGYKAGVTSPVVGREACLDAATRLGIADPEDSDTNAIFQAIKTYDELKGKGEDVEVAVIGGNHMNMLEGDRRIAELLEDLVAQTGVESCVLISDGAEDEFVLPIIQSHLKVAGVVRVVIKQLPNIEGTYYIIKKLFNDPKISRSVLVPIALAMILYVAASLLSPEIPAMLVVIGIIGVYLLIKGFDLDEYVGYIYYGFVDSFHKGRISFVAYAIAGILTLCGVIAGLMSIVTYYPVTGDAGLLYNVMTFLYGAVVWMVVAGLVAVAGKIADCVQNERAALARMFVVPFFIVALGMIVYGAVIYFLSISPIEPFPFTTTEGVIAIILLTLAGLIVAFTGIYYRPLVQRYVLAWIDRKMRQDKEDEEKTHAPVYKKIKY, encoded by the coding sequence ATGACTGCGGGACGAATTCTGATTCTCAGCGTCGATCGGGACGATGATATCGGATATAAGGCAGGCGTGACGAGTCCTGTTGTGGGGAGAGAGGCGTGTCTGGACGCTGCGACGCGTCTTGGTATTGCGGATCCTGAGGATTCGGATACGAATGCGATTTTCCAGGCGATCAAGACGTATGATGAGCTGAAGGGCAAGGGCGAGGATGTGGAGGTTGCGGTTATCGGCGGTAATCATATGAATATGCTGGAGGGTGACCGCCGGATTGCCGAGCTTTTGGAGGATCTGGTTGCGCAGACTGGTGTTGAGAGTTGTGTGCTGATCTCGGATGGTGCGGAGGATGAGTTTGTTCTGCCGATTATTCAGTCGCATCTGAAGGTGGCGGGTGTTGTGCGTGTGGTGATTAAGCAGCTGCCGAATATCGAGGGTACATATTATATTATTAAGAAGCTGTTTAATGATCCGAAGATTTCCCGAAGCGTTCTGGTGCCGATTGCGCTTGCGATGATTTTGTATGTGGCAGCGTCTTTGCTGTCTCCTGAGATTCCTGCGATGCTTGTGGTGATCGGTATTATCGGTGTGTATCTGCTGATTAAAGGGTTTGATCTGGATGAGTATGTGGGGTATATCTATTACGGGTTTGTTGATTCATTCCACAAAGGGCGAATTTCGTTCGTGGCGTATGCGATTGCCGGAATTTTGACGCTTTGCGGTGTGATCGCGGGTCTGATGAGTATTGTGACGTACTATCCGGTGACGGGGGATGCTGGTCTGCTCTATAATGTGATGACGTTCCTGTATGGTGCGGTTGTCTGGATGGTTGTTGCAGGTCTTGTTGCGGTGGCAGGTAAGATTGCGGACTGTGTGCAGAATGAGCGGGCTGCTCTTGCACGGATGTTTGTGGTGCCGTTCTTTATCGTTGCTTTAGGGATGATTGTGTATGGTGCGGTGATTTATTTTCTGTCGATTTCACCGATCGAGCCGTTCCCGTTTACGACGACTGAGGGTGTTATTGCGATTATTCTCCTGACGCTTGCAGGATTGATTGTGGCGTTTACGGGTATTTATTACCGGCCGCTTGTGCAGCGGTATGTACTTGCCTGGATTGATCGAAAGATGAGGCAGGATAAGGAGGATGAGGAAAAGACGCATGCTCCGGTGTATAAGAAAATAAAATACTGA
- the ilvA gene encoding threonine ammonia-lyase has product MLTLDKIYHAAYILRPVIRKTDIIYAPNLSKDGFVYLKTENLQITGSFKVRGAYYKISQLSPEEKSRGVIACSAGNHAQGVALAAAKNGIHSLICIPDSAPISKIEATKSYGAEVELVAGAYDDAYAKACELQKEQSMTFIHPFDDDDVIAGQGTIGLEILDQLPNVDAVVVPIGGGGLISGIAFAVKHLRPNCKVYGVQAEGAPSMKRSVDQQKKSSLAAVSTFADGIAVKCPGDITFDMVSRYVDEIVTVTDDEVASAVLELIEHQKLIAEGAGAVSVAAVMFGKIDVAGKNVVCVLSGGNIDVTILSRVITRGLLKSGRVANLTIPLIDKPGQLQGISEIIAQLGGNVVSVHHDRGEANSAINSCVIKIGMETRDQEQIDEIKSALLGAGYKLM; this is encoded by the coding sequence ATGCTCACACTCGACAAGATCTATCATGCCGCCTACATTCTGCGGCCGGTCATCAGGAAGACCGATATCATCTATGCTCCCAATCTCAGTAAGGACGGGTTTGTGTATCTGAAGACGGAGAATCTTCAGATTACTGGTTCGTTCAAGGTTCGCGGTGCCTATTATAAGATTTCGCAGCTCAGTCCGGAGGAAAAATCACGGGGGGTTATTGCGTGTTCGGCAGGAAACCATGCGCAGGGTGTTGCTCTTGCGGCGGCGAAGAATGGCATTCATTCTCTGATCTGTATTCCTGACAGTGCGCCGATCTCAAAGATTGAGGCGACGAAGTCGTACGGTGCTGAGGTGGAGCTTGTGGCAGGGGCGTATGATGATGCGTATGCGAAGGCGTGCGAGCTGCAGAAGGAGCAGAGCATGACGTTTATTCATCCGTTCGATGATGATGATGTGATCGCGGGGCAGGGAACGATTGGTCTTGAGATTTTGGATCAGTTGCCGAATGTTGATGCGGTTGTTGTTCCGATCGGCGGCGGCGGTCTGATCTCGGGTATTGCGTTTGCGGTGAAGCATCTGAGACCGAATTGTAAGGTTTACGGTGTGCAGGCGGAGGGGGCTCCTTCGATGAAGCGGTCTGTTGATCAGCAGAAGAAGTCGTCGCTTGCTGCGGTGTCGACGTTTGCGGACGGTATTGCGGTGAAGTGTCCGGGCGATATTACGTTTGATATGGTCAGCAGGTATGTTGATGAGATTGTGACGGTCACCGACGATGAGGTTGCGAGCGCTGTTCTTGAGCTGATTGAGCATCAGAAGCTGATCGCTGAAGGGGCGGGAGCGGTTTCTGTTGCTGCGGTGATGTTTGGAAAAATCGATGTTGCAGGCAAAAATGTGGTGTGCGTACTTTCGGGTGGCAATATTGATGTGACGATTTTGAGCCGCGTTATCACCCGCGGTCTTCTGAAGTCGGGACGTGTTGCGAATCTGACGATTCCGCTGATCGATAAGCCGGGGCAGCTTCAGGGAATCTCAGAGATTATTGCACAGCTTGGCGGTAATGTGGTGAGCGTGCATCATGATCGCGGGGAGGCAAACTCTGCGATCAACAGCTGTGTGATTAAGATCGGTATGGAGACACGCGATCAGGAACAGATCGATGAGATCAAGAGTGCTCTGCTGGGTGCCGGTTACAAACTTATGTGA
- a CDS encoding ATP-binding protein has translation MQHSLLLHRLVLFRGLLDLPVYQKLSLLLADDGTDTVRFIDHYTDFVAELYSHTDNISEYIKKTVYESDNLYLRQIVENKPASPHITSALNEELKILEELSRITPQDLPSPCPESLPQWNTTTIDLVSGYADRMANIHRTGYGIFAAHHMFLVKDNQILPLRYPDPQTLDDLYGYEAEKNKVIANTLALLNGKPAVNVLLYGDAGTGKSSTVKAIVNEYASLGLRLIEIKKSQFETIPTLIEELASNPLKFILFIDDLSFAEGDGDFAALKAILEGSAAARTKNIVIYATSNRRHLVRVTFRGREGDDIHLNETLEETISLSARFGLVITFQKPDRDAYLEIVSSLAEEHGLTIPQETLFKGAEMHALRSSGRTPRAAKHYIELLAANTTK, from the coding sequence ATGCAGCATTCCTTACTCCTTCATCGCCTCGTACTGTTTCGCGGCCTCCTCGACCTCCCGGTCTATCAAAAACTCTCCCTCTTACTTGCCGACGACGGAACAGACACCGTCCGGTTCATCGACCATTACACCGACTTTGTTGCCGAACTCTACAGTCACACCGACAACATCAGCGAATACATCAAAAAAACCGTCTACGAAAGTGACAACCTCTACCTCCGCCAGATTGTTGAAAACAAACCAGCCTCACCGCACATCACATCCGCTCTGAACGAAGAACTCAAAATCCTCGAAGAACTCAGCCGCATAACTCCGCAAGACCTCCCCTCCCCATGTCCCGAATCCCTGCCCCAGTGGAACACCACAACAATCGATCTTGTCAGTGGCTACGCAGACCGCATGGCAAATATTCACCGGACCGGCTACGGCATTTTTGCCGCACATCACATGTTCCTTGTCAAAGACAACCAGATCCTCCCTCTCCGGTACCCGGACCCGCAGACACTTGATGATCTCTACGGCTACGAAGCAGAAAAGAATAAAGTAATCGCCAACACCCTCGCCCTCCTCAACGGAAAACCCGCAGTCAATGTTCTCCTCTACGGTGATGCAGGAACCGGCAAAAGCTCCACCGTCAAAGCCATCGTCAACGAATATGCTTCCCTGGGACTCCGGTTGATCGAAATAAAAAAGTCCCAGTTTGAAACCATCCCCACCCTCATCGAAGAACTCGCATCAAATCCTCTCAAGTTCATCCTCTTCATCGACGATCTCTCCTTCGCCGAAGGAGACGGAGACTTCGCCGCACTAAAAGCAATTCTGGAAGGGAGTGCCGCCGCCCGTACCAAAAACATCGTCATCTACGCAACCAGCAACCGCCGCCACCTTGTTCGTGTCACCTTTCGCGGCCGCGAGGGTGACGACATTCATCTAAACGAAACCCTCGAGGAAACCATCAGCCTCTCCGCACGTTTCGGTCTCGTCATCACCTTCCAAAAACCTGATCGTGACGCATACCTCGAAATCGTCTCCTCACTTGCTGAGGAGCACGGACTCACCATTCCGCAGGAGACACTCTTCAAAGGAGCGGAAATGCATGCACTCCGCAGCAGCGGCAGAACCCCGCGTGCCGCAAAACACTACATCGAACTGCTTGCAGCCAACACCACAAAATAA
- a CDS encoding proteasome-activating nucleotidase, with amino-acid sequence MSETPDIVSPLSSGQNAADNRISLSEEGELAALRKTNVALESRNYELREQVRQLRLQNAAAESQRDQHKREIKKLRDELDSYRSPPLVLGTIESVLDENHAVVRSTTGPQFLSRISEHLTSTKGLVPGAQCAMHLQSFTVVDILPPRYDMQVEAMEILDAPLVTYDDIGGLDEQKQLLRESIELPLKSPRLFEAVGIEPPKGVLMFGPPGTGKTLLAKAVAHHTKATFIHVVGSELVQKYIGEGARLVRELFQMARERAPAIVFIDEIDAIGASRTHDAYSAGDHEVNRTLMQLLAELDGFDNRGDVKIIGATNRHDILDKALLRPGRFDRIIEFPLPDAKGRKVILEIHTKKMNLRKTVSLEEIAGQTEGMNGSELMAVCVEAGMNAIRKRRTMINQEDFAKALASVKSGRTGIVMQQPDAMYS; translated from the coding sequence ATGTCAGAAACACCGGATATTGTATCGCCTCTCTCCAGCGGTCAGAATGCGGCAGACAACAGAATCTCATTGTCTGAAGAAGGCGAACTTGCAGCTCTGCGGAAAACAAACGTTGCGTTGGAAAGCAGAAACTACGAACTTCGCGAACAGGTCCGCCAGCTCCGGCTCCAGAACGCGGCAGCAGAATCTCAGCGTGATCAGCACAAGCGCGAGATAAAAAAACTGCGTGATGAGCTTGACAGCTACCGCAGTCCGCCTTTGGTACTTGGAACGATTGAATCGGTTTTGGATGAAAACCATGCGGTGGTGCGAAGCACTACCGGCCCGCAGTTCCTTTCACGGATCAGCGAGCATCTCACATCCACAAAGGGTCTGGTGCCGGGCGCCCAGTGCGCTATGCATCTGCAGTCATTTACTGTTGTTGACATTCTGCCGCCAAGGTATGATATGCAGGTGGAGGCGATGGAAATTCTGGATGCCCCGCTGGTCACATATGACGACATCGGCGGTCTTGATGAGCAGAAGCAGCTGCTCCGCGAATCAATTGAGCTGCCGCTCAAGTCGCCGCGTCTGTTTGAGGCCGTCGGCATTGAACCGCCAAAAGGAGTGCTGATGTTCGGGCCGCCCGGAACCGGTAAGACTCTGCTCGCTAAAGCTGTCGCCCATCACACGAAGGCGACGTTCATTCATGTGGTAGGGTCTGAGCTTGTGCAGAAGTACATCGGCGAAGGTGCGAGACTCGTTCGCGAGCTGTTCCAGATGGCACGCGAACGGGCACCGGCGATTGTTTTCATCGATGAGATCGATGCAATAGGGGCTTCAAGGACGCATGATGCCTACTCGGCAGGAGACCATGAGGTGAACAGGACACTTATGCAGCTGCTTGCTGAACTTGACGGGTTTGACAACCGTGGTGATGTGAAAATTATCGGCGCAACCAACCGTCATGACATTCTTGACAAAGCACTCCTGCGCCCGGGACGGTTCGACCGCATCATTGAGTTCCCGCTGCCGGATGCGAAAGGACGAAAAGTAATTCTTGAGATTCATACAAAAAAGATGAATCTGAGAAAAACGGTTTCCTTAGAAGAGATCGCAGGCCAGACCGAAGGAATGAACGGCTCAGAACTTATGGCGGTCTGTGTTGAAGCAGGAATGAATGCGATCCGCAAGCGGCGGACGATGATCAATCAGGAAGATTTCGCAAAAGCTCTTGCATCGGTGAAGAGCGGCAGGACCGGTATTGTGATGCAGCAGCCGGACGCGATGTACTCCTAA
- a CDS encoding iron ABC transporter permease — protein MSEKKIPELYHSVQKRKLLIFGVLLLLLFIAAIIACGIGTVAIPPGDVLAAFGHAVLPGLIDAPATQSAEFIITGYRLPRILLAILAGISLAVAGAVMQGLLRNPLVSPFTLGLSSAASFGAAFMIVLGPVLFGAAFAGAVTIAGITFSASTILLILSAFLFGWMSVVLVYLISRTKMTSQAIMILAGVVIGYLFQAGLLALQYISNDEALRDIVTWLMGGMWGATWPAVIVLLPIVFLCFFLVERRAWDLNALSGGDDVAKNLGINVPQFRIRGLMIVSFAASACLAFTGVIGFIGLMAPHICRMIVGNDYRYLLPCSAVMGALILLVSDTAARSIFAPVEIPVGVIMYILGGLFFLYLITRGHGRYLG, from the coding sequence ATGTCAGAGAAGAAAATCCCGGAACTCTACCACTCAGTTCAGAAGCGGAAGCTTTTGATCTTTGGAGTACTGCTTCTCCTTCTCTTCATTGCAGCAATTATCGCCTGCGGTATTGGAACGGTTGCCATTCCTCCCGGCGATGTCCTCGCCGCCTTTGGCCACGCAGTCCTGCCCGGACTCATTGACGCTCCCGCAACCCAGAGCGCTGAGTTCATCATCACCGGTTACCGGCTGCCCCGCATCCTGCTTGCCATTCTTGCCGGCATCAGCCTTGCGGTTGCCGGAGCAGTCATGCAGGGACTGCTCCGCAATCCGCTTGTCAGCCCTTTCACTCTCGGCCTGTCGTCTGCGGCATCCTTTGGTGCTGCGTTCATGATTGTGCTCGGCCCGGTTCTTTTCGGTGCAGCATTTGCCGGAGCAGTAACCATTGCAGGCATTACATTTTCTGCGAGCACAATTCTTCTGATCCTTTCTGCATTCCTGTTCGGCTGGATGAGTGTCGTGCTGGTCTATCTGATCTCCCGCACGAAGATGACCTCGCAGGCGATCATGATTCTTGCAGGAGTTGTTATCGGCTACCTCTTTCAGGCAGGACTGCTTGCTCTGCAGTACATCTCAAACGATGAGGCGCTCAGGGACATTGTTACCTGGCTGATGGGCGGGATGTGGGGTGCGACCTGGCCAGCGGTGATTGTTCTTTTGCCGATAGTTTTCCTCTGTTTCTTTCTGGTTGAACGGCGGGCATGGGATCTCAACGCACTTTCCGGCGGCGATGATGTGGCGAAAAATCTCGGCATCAATGTTCCGCAGTTTCGGATACGCGGACTTATGATCGTCAGCTTTGCTGCATCCGCATGTCTTGCGTTTACCGGCGTGATTGGATTTATCGGTCTTATGGCACCGCACATATGCCGCATGATTGTTGGAAATGACTATCGCTACCTTCTCCCCTGCTCTGCGGTGATGGGCGCACTGATTCTTTTAGTCTCCGACACTGCGGCGAGAAGTATTTTTGCGCCGGTTGAGATTCCGGTTGGCGTTATCATGTACATCCTCGGCGGTCTCTTTTTCCTTTATCTGATAACACGGGGACACGGGAGGTATCTTGGATGA